In the genome of Gloeotrichia echinulata CP02, one region contains:
- a CDS encoding SDR family NAD(P)-dependent oxidoreductase — translation MMTQTKTRPASVYLVSGGAKGITAECTIKLAQKQPAKFILLGRSELLEIEPDYAQNCVEEPALKKRIMENLLAQGEKPTPMSVQKIYNKIHSSREIKKTLAAIEQTGSTVEYISVDVTDTLALQQKINIAVNRIGAITGIIHGAGNLADKLIEKKTEQDFEKVYTAKVQGLENILACVNPHELQQLVLFSSVTGFYGNIGQSDYAIANEILNKSAHLMKQNYPNCHVVAINWGGWDSGMVTPEIKKAFAERGIDIIPVEIGTKMLVKELHPQHHATTQLVIGSPMTPPPAPLDKELRSYSVRRRITVAENPFLLDHMIAGYPVLPATCAMSWMINACEESYPGYRYFSCKDFKILKGITFNDTVASEHILEVQEIAKSDLQFIELQTKILSKTPQGKTHYHFTSVVKLLRELPTAPTYEAVNLAEDHIIKLTGEDLYQKDPSSLFHGPCFQKIQKVLNISPEKITVECFWKDITPQQQGQFPIHWHNPYSIDLSSHPLWIWLNHFHQEVCLPGKLTQSEQYRAIPCNQPFYVSCEIQEKKATEATANFLLHDSQGQLYSRILGAKAVVVPISLLQPK, via the coding sequence ATGATGACACAAACAAAAACTCGTCCCGCATCAGTATATCTCGTCAGTGGTGGCGCCAAAGGAATTACCGCTGAATGCACAATCAAGTTAGCACAAAAGCAACCAGCCAAATTTATCCTGCTTGGTCGTTCAGAACTTTTAGAAATCGAGCCAGACTACGCTCAAAATTGCGTTGAAGAACCCGCATTAAAAAAACGCATCATGGAAAATCTTTTAGCTCAGGGAGAGAAACCAACACCCATGAGCGTACAAAAGATATATAACAAAATTCACTCCAGCCGCGAAATCAAAAAAACCTTAGCAGCAATAGAACAAACAGGAAGCACAGTCGAATATATCAGCGTCGATGTCACAGACACCCTAGCCTTACAGCAAAAAATTAACATTGCTGTCAACCGAATAGGAGCGATAACAGGCATCATACATGGCGCCGGTAACTTAGCCGATAAATTAATTGAAAAGAAAACAGAACAAGATTTCGAGAAAGTTTACACAGCCAAAGTGCAGGGATTAGAAAATATTTTAGCTTGTGTTAATCCCCATGAACTACAGCAGTTAGTCTTATTCTCCTCAGTCACAGGATTTTACGGAAATATTGGACAATCAGATTATGCGATTGCCAACGAAATCCTCAACAAATCAGCCCATCTGATGAAACAAAACTATCCCAATTGCCATGTAGTTGCAATCAATTGGGGAGGTTGGGATAGTGGGATGGTAACACCAGAAATAAAAAAAGCCTTTGCGGAAAGGGGAATTGATATTATTCCCGTAGAAATTGGGACAAAAATGTTAGTTAAAGAACTGCATCCCCAACATCACGCAACAACACAACTTGTCATTGGTAGTCCCATGACACCACCACCAGCACCCTTAGATAAAGAACTAAGAAGCTATAGTGTGCGGCGAAGAATCACAGTAGCAGAAAATCCATTTTTACTGGATCACATGATAGCAGGATATCCAGTATTACCAGCCACCTGCGCTATGTCATGGATGATTAACGCCTGTGAAGAAAGTTATCCAGGTTATAGATATTTCAGTTGCAAAGATTTTAAAATATTAAAGGGAATCACCTTTAACGACACCGTAGCCAGCGAACATATTCTCGAAGTGCAAGAAATTGCTAAAAGCGATTTGCAGTTTATCGAATTACAGACAAAAATCTTGAGTAAAACCCCTCAAGGAAAAACCCATTATCATTTCACCTCTGTAGTTAAACTACTGCGAGAACTACCGACAGCACCAACTTATGAAGCAGTGAATCTTGCAGAAGATCACATCATCAAGCTTACAGGCGAAGACTTGTATCAAAAAGACCCATCCTCATTATTTCATGGACCATGTTTTCAGAAAATCCAAAAAGTGTTAAACATTAGTCCCGAAAAAATTACTGTAGAATGCTTTTGGAAAGACATCACACCACAACAACAAGGACAATTTCCTATTCATTGGCATAATCCATACTCAATAGACTTGAGTAGCCATCCCTTATGGATTTGGTTAAACCATTTTCACCAAGAAGTGTGTTTACCAGGAAAATTAACACAATCGGAACAATATAGAGCAATACCATGTAACCAACCATTTTATGTTTCTTGTGAAATACAAGAGAAAAAAGCAACCGAAGCAACAGCCAATTTCCTCCTCCACGACTCCCAAGGACAATTATACTCACGCATCTTAGGAGCCAAAGCAGTAGTAGTACCCATCAGCCTACTTCAACCCAAATAA
- a CDS encoding PfaD family polyunsaturated fatty acid/polyketide biosynthesis protein, whose protein sequence is MTTVDTPLSKHNNGLGFTPYTYSQNLIWKGSLDCISFDKIAIIDKLQSLDKPCYIVKVAGKIGVTNDGYLSPADNGITTQVQLLTSIPPIRIQQLGDPNFLSFHGVKYAYATGAMAGGIASEEMVIALGKNKILSSFGAGGLSPDRLEAAINRIQQALPHGPYAVNLIHSPNEPAIERRAVDLFLKYGVRTVEASAFLDLTANIVYYRAAGLSLNAANQIEIKNKVIAKISRREVASKFLQPAPARMLKELVEQKLITELQATLAAKVPMADDITVEADSGGHTDNRPLVCLLPSIMALRDEIQAQYHYSQTIRVGVAGGIATPQSALASFMMGAAYVVTGSINQSCIESGACEHTKKLLAQAEMADVMMAPAADMFEMGVKLQVLKRGTMFPMRAQKLYELYRSYNSIEEIPLAEREKLEKQVFRKSIAEVWEGTAAYLSQRNPEKLGKAVNNSKLKMALIFRWYLGLSSRWSNSGEKGREVDYQIWCGPAMGGFNDWVRGTYLAEPHNRKVVDVANHIMTGTAFLYRIQSLKIQGLQLPDYYSQYRPEHSTLEM, encoded by the coding sequence GTGACCACTGTAGATACGCCACTAAGTAAACACAATAATGGTCTAGGATTTACCCCCTATACCTACAGTCAAAACCTCATCTGGAAAGGTTCATTAGATTGTATATCTTTTGACAAAATAGCCATCATAGATAAATTACAGTCCTTAGATAAACCCTGTTATATCGTCAAAGTTGCCGGTAAAATAGGAGTCACTAACGACGGTTATTTATCTCCTGCTGATAACGGAATCACAACACAAGTACAACTACTCACATCTATACCACCAATCCGCATTCAACAGTTAGGAGACCCAAATTTTCTCTCCTTTCATGGAGTAAAATACGCCTATGCGACTGGTGCGATGGCTGGCGGAATTGCTTCTGAAGAAATGGTTATTGCACTCGGAAAAAATAAAATATTGAGTTCCTTTGGTGCAGGTGGTTTAAGTCCAGACCGTTTAGAAGCCGCCATTAATCGCATTCAACAAGCCTTACCTCATGGTCCCTACGCTGTTAATTTAATTCACAGTCCTAATGAACCTGCAATTGAACGCCGTGCTGTGGATTTGTTCCTCAAATATGGGGTGAGAACTGTAGAAGCCTCAGCATTTTTAGACTTAACCGCCAACATAGTCTATTATCGTGCTGCAGGACTAAGTTTAAATGCAGCTAATCAAATTGAAATTAAAAACAAAGTCATCGCCAAAATTTCGCGCCGAGAAGTTGCTAGCAAATTTCTGCAACCAGCACCAGCCAGAATGCTCAAAGAACTCGTTGAGCAAAAACTAATTACTGAATTACAAGCAACTTTAGCAGCTAAAGTGCCAATGGCTGATGATATTACCGTCGAAGCAGATTCTGGCGGTCATACAGATAATCGTCCTTTGGTTTGTCTCTTACCTTCCATCATGGCTTTAAGAGATGAAATTCAAGCACAATATCATTACTCTCAAACTATTCGTGTCGGAGTAGCCGGAGGAATTGCTACACCACAATCTGCTTTAGCTAGCTTTATGATGGGTGCGGCTTATGTGGTGACAGGTTCCATTAATCAATCCTGCATTGAATCTGGAGCTTGTGAACATACCAAAAAGTTATTAGCTCAAGCCGAGATGGCTGATGTAATGATGGCTCCCGCTGCAGATATGTTTGAAATGGGGGTGAAATTACAAGTCCTCAAACGGGGGACAATGTTCCCGATGCGAGCGCAGAAATTATATGAGTTATACCGCAGTTATAACTCGATTGAAGAAATACCGCTTGCAGAAAGAGAGAAATTAGAAAAACAAGTTTTTCGCAAGAGTATTGCAGAAGTTTGGGAAGGAACGGCTGCTTATTTATCTCAACGAAATCCCGAAAAGCTGGGTAAAGCAGTTAATAATTCCAAACTAAAAATGGCGTTGATTTTCCGCTGGTATTTAGGATTATCTTCTCGCTGGTCTAATTCTGGAGAAAAAGGTCGCGAAGTCGATTATCAAATTTGGTGTGGTCCAGCAATGGGTGGCTTTAACGACTGGGTGCGTGGTACTTACTTAGCTGAACCTCATAATCGCAAAGTAGTTGATGTTGCTAACCACATTATGACTGGTACAGCATTTTTATACCGAATTCAAAGTTTGAAAATCCAGGGACTACAACTCCCCGATTACTACAGTCAATATCGCCCAGAACATTCTACATTGGAGATGTAA
- a CDS encoding type I polyketide synthase, protein MNFAQESNSKIAIVGMDAFFGECQNLDAFERSIYDGKQHFIPLPTKRWYGIEEQINILKEYGLTDGKAPLGAYIQDFDIDTLAYKIPPNEVEKLNPQQLLILKVADRALKDARIAEGGNVAVIIAAESELSVHQLQQRWNLSWQIKDGLNAAKIALPADKIAQLETIVKDSVHQQVDIGEYLSYIANIMASRISSLWNFTGPSFTITAGETSTFKALEVAEMLLMTGEVDTVLVGAVDLAGGVENVLLRNQGAKINTGANTLSYDQKANGWTVGEGAGAVVLKRHDLAKQNGERIYAVIDAISFGKANSTSVDGGTVNQICKQAFQIAGIKPPDVNYLEVCGSGIPHEDEAEITGILQAYPSVGNGLHCAIGSVKANIGNTYVASGIASLIKTALCIYHNYIPATPNWSGVKTPQVWERSPFYVATESRPWFLGKDSSHRIAAINSIGFDGTFAHLILSEEPEQKQPSSKYLQQRPFYLFPIAADNQSDVLEAVNNLQETIENASFLSDAASQTFAKFQQHSAAKYALAITGKNKKELLKEIASSRKGINSAFEQGTDWQTPIGSYFTAKPLGKKGEVAYVYPAAVNSYVGIGRHLFRLFPQIQQDPFVTSLYKRVSDVEKLVFPRSLSKLSTRQLETLEKQLLDNHLAMFESEIFFTRLITTVLRDEFQVIPKYVFGYSLGETSMMVAQGVWSNFYEGSNSFNSSALFGDRLSGPKNAVREYWGLPQTSFTLDHNFWCNYVLMASPSQVREALKNESRVYLTQINTQEEVLIAGEPAACQRVIKSLGCNAFTAPFDHVIHCEAMRSEYEELVKINTFPSSQNMPGMVFYSAAEYQPITLESNTIAHSIAKGLSQQLDFPRLVNRVYNDGVKIFIEAGAGGVCSRWIDKILDNQEHITVSLNRRGMDDHTSILKALAKLLSHRVNLDLSPLYNLSPETGKQSKLTVRNITLGGNSITATILTEENRQLFQNVASQYRVSSVNIPHQNIPLSRELEIIDSLNNQEDETIANNSQTQQILPSPTQPEKTTPKTINEHGLVPVEQLQSSEITTTTQQITQPILSSSHITSELANTINMLDLNKSQYHKLNTNNSNVTKAHSAFLKARQEFSQQMSEIIQLQMTCAQNLLHEESK, encoded by the coding sequence ATGAATTTTGCACAAGAAAGTAACAGTAAAATTGCCATTGTTGGCATGGATGCCTTTTTCGGTGAATGCCAGAATTTAGATGCTTTTGAACGGAGTATTTATGATGGTAAACAGCATTTTATTCCCCTACCAACTAAAAGATGGTATGGCATAGAAGAGCAAATAAACATACTCAAAGAGTATGGTTTAACAGACGGAAAAGCACCATTAGGGGCATATATTCAAGACTTTGACATCGATACCCTAGCCTACAAAATTCCCCCAAATGAAGTAGAAAAACTCAATCCACAACAACTATTAATCCTCAAAGTTGCAGATCGCGCCTTGAAAGATGCGCGAATTGCAGAAGGGGGAAATGTCGCCGTCATTATTGCCGCAGAATCCGAATTATCTGTACATCAGCTACAGCAAAGATGGAATTTATCATGGCAGATTAAAGATGGCTTAAATGCAGCGAAAATTGCCTTACCAGCAGACAAAATTGCTCAACTGGAAACCATTGTTAAAGATAGTGTTCACCAGCAAGTAGATATTGGAGAATATCTCAGTTACATCGCCAATATCATGGCGAGTCGGATTTCTTCTTTGTGGAATTTCACCGGTCCTTCATTTACCATCACCGCCGGCGAAACTTCGACCTTCAAGGCTTTAGAAGTAGCAGAAATGTTACTAATGACAGGGGAAGTAGATACAGTCCTCGTCGGCGCCGTTGATTTGGCTGGTGGGGTAGAAAATGTCTTATTGCGAAACCAAGGCGCAAAAATTAATACAGGCGCCAACACCTTAAGTTATGACCAGAAAGCCAATGGCTGGACAGTTGGCGAAGGCGCCGGTGCAGTGGTTCTTAAGCGTCACGACCTAGCCAAACAAAACGGCGAACGCATCTATGCAGTCATTGATGCTATTAGCTTTGGAAAAGCCAATTCCACTTCTGTAGACGGAGGAACAGTCAACCAAATCTGCAAACAAGCTTTTCAGATAGCAGGAATTAAACCTCCAGATGTTAACTATCTAGAAGTTTGTGGTAGTGGTATTCCCCACGAAGACGAAGCAGAAATCACCGGTATCCTCCAGGCTTATCCCTCGGTGGGAAATGGTTTACACTGTGCTATAGGTAGTGTCAAAGCCAATATTGGTAACACCTATGTTGCATCGGGAATTGCCAGCCTAATTAAAACCGCTCTCTGTATCTATCATAACTATATTCCCGCCACCCCCAACTGGTCCGGTGTGAAAACACCACAAGTATGGGAAAGGAGTCCCTTCTATGTTGCCACAGAATCAAGACCTTGGTTTCTTGGTAAAGACAGTAGCCACAGAATTGCAGCGATTAATAGTATAGGATTTGATGGGACTTTTGCCCATTTAATCTTGTCAGAAGAACCAGAGCAAAAACAACCCAGCAGCAAATATTTGCAGCAACGTCCTTTTTATCTGTTCCCGATAGCAGCCGATAATCAATCGGATGTACTAGAGGCTGTAAATAATCTCCAAGAAACTATCGAAAATGCTAGTTTTTTATCAGATGCTGCTAGCCAGACCTTTGCTAAATTTCAGCAACATTCTGCAGCTAAATACGCCTTAGCCATCACCGGAAAAAACAAAAAAGAACTACTCAAAGAAATCGCATCATCTCGCAAAGGTATTAATAGTGCCTTTGAGCAAGGAACAGACTGGCAAACACCAATAGGCAGTTATTTTACAGCTAAACCACTGGGTAAAAAAGGAGAAGTTGCTTACGTTTATCCAGCAGCAGTCAATTCTTATGTTGGTATTGGTCGGCATCTTTTCCGTTTATTTCCCCAAATCCAGCAAGACCCTTTTGTCACAAGTCTTTATAAACGTGTTTCCGATGTGGAAAAACTAGTTTTTCCCAGAAGCTTAAGTAAATTGTCAACTAGGCAACTGGAAACTCTAGAAAAGCAATTGCTAGACAATCATTTAGCAATGTTTGAATCCGAAATTTTCTTTACCAGACTCATCACAACAGTTCTGCGTGATGAATTTCAAGTCATCCCAAAATATGTGTTTGGCTATAGCCTTGGTGAAACTAGCATGATGGTTGCTCAAGGGGTTTGGAGCAATTTTTATGAAGGGAGTAATTCCTTTAACTCATCGGCTTTATTTGGAGACAGATTATCAGGTCCAAAAAATGCAGTGCGTGAGTATTGGGGATTACCACAAACCTCCTTTACTTTAGACCATAATTTTTGGTGTAACTACGTTCTCATGGCCAGTCCATCCCAGGTCAGAGAAGCTTTAAAAAATGAGAGTCGGGTTTATTTAACTCAGATTAATACACAAGAAGAAGTATTAATCGCTGGTGAACCAGCAGCTTGTCAAAGAGTAATTAAAAGTCTTGGTTGCAATGCTTTTACCGCTCCCTTCGACCATGTAATCCATTGTGAAGCCATGCGTTCGGAATACGAAGAATTGGTAAAAATAAACACTTTTCCATCATCCCAAAATATGCCCGGAATGGTGTTTTACTCAGCTGCTGAGTATCAACCTATCACACTTGAGAGTAATACCATTGCTCACAGTATAGCTAAAGGACTAAGCCAACAACTTGACTTTCCCCGATTAGTTAACCGCGTCTATAACGATGGTGTCAAAATCTTTATCGAAGCAGGCGCTGGTGGTGTCTGTTCTCGCTGGATTGATAAAATCCTAGACAACCAAGAACACATCACCGTATCCCTCAATAGAAGAGGTATGGATGACCATACTTCTATTCTCAAAGCACTAGCAAAACTCCTCAGTCATCGAGTTAATTTAGATTTATCACCTCTGTACAATCTTTCACCAGAAACAGGCAAGCAAAGTAAATTAACCGTCAGAAATATTACATTAGGAGGTAACTCAATTACTGCCACAATTTTAACCGAAGAAAATCGTCAACTATTCCAAAATGTAGCCAGTCAATACAGAGTTAGTTCTGTAAATATTCCGCATCAAAACATACCATTATCTAGAGAATTAGAAATTATAGATTCTCTAAATAATCAAGAAGATGAAACCATTGCTAATAATAGTCAAACTCAGCAAATATTACCATCACCAACCCAGCCAGAAAAAACCACCCCAAAAACTATCAATGAACACGGTTTAGTGCCAGTAGAACAATTACAATCTTCTGAGATAACTACCACAACACAGCAGATTACTCAACCCATTTTGTCCTCATCTCATATAACTAGCGAACTGGCGAACACTATCAATATGCTCGATTTAAATAAGTCCCAGTATCACAAACTGAATACTAACAATTCCAATGTAACTAAAGCCCACAGTGCTTTCTTAAAAGCTAGACAGGAATTTAGTCAGCAGATGAGCGAAATCATTCAACTACAAATGACTTGCGCTCAAAATTTACTGCATGAAGAATCCAAATAA
- a CDS encoding thioester reductase domain-containing protein, translated as MTLKHYYSAADIQVWLVSNLAELIGVENQEIDIEENLENYGLDSAQAMVLVSKLEKLLGFQPSPLLLWHYPNIASLSQRLAEELEEKSDVQDTKSDRQTNSQVLDLSAEAVLDPTIRPDAASQVFVGTPQNIFLTGGTGFLGAFIIRELLQHTNADIYCLVRAADVQEGKSKLEKNLKSYAIWDDKYNSRIVPIIGDLSQPLLGIGAEQFQILAANIDTIYHSAALLNYVFPYSALKTANVLGTEEVLRLACKVKVKPVHYVSSVAVFESTAYAGKVVKEQDDFNHWEGIFLGYSQTKWVAEKLVKIAGERGLPVTIHRPPLISGDSTTGVCNTHDFINLMVKGCLQMGSFPDVEYMLDMSPVDYVSKAIVYLSMQKESIGKAFHLQHPQPVPLSGLINWIQSFGYPVEKMPYEQWQAELINNVSSVDNPLYTLRPFLLERWSDEQLTIPDLYLQSRRPHISCEDTLQALAGSSIVCPSIDTQLLMTYTSYLIQTGFLSVA; from the coding sequence ATGACTCTAAAACATTATTATAGTGCCGCAGATATTCAAGTCTGGCTAGTATCTAATCTAGCTGAGTTAATTGGAGTTGAAAATCAAGAGATAGATATCGAAGAAAATTTAGAAAACTACGGTTTAGATTCAGCCCAAGCAATGGTTCTCGTGAGTAAATTAGAGAAATTGCTGGGATTTCAACCGTCTCCTCTTCTCTTGTGGCATTATCCAAATATTGCATCGCTTTCACAACGTTTAGCCGAAGAATTAGAAGAAAAGTCAGATGTACAAGATACAAAATCTGACCGTCAAACAAATTCTCAAGTCCTAGATTTAAGCGCCGAAGCTGTTCTTGACCCCACCATTCGTCCTGACGCCGCCTCTCAAGTTTTTGTAGGTACACCCCAGAATATCTTTTTAACTGGGGGCACAGGCTTTTTAGGAGCTTTTATTATTCGCGAACTACTACAGCATACCAACGCCGATATCTATTGTTTAGTGCGTGCTGCTGATGTTCAAGAAGGCAAAAGCAAGCTAGAAAAAAATCTGAAATCCTATGCAATTTGGGATGATAAATACAATTCCCGAATAGTGCCTATTATCGGTGATTTATCTCAACCACTATTGGGTATTGGTGCAGAACAATTTCAAATTCTAGCAGCCAATATTGACACCATTTATCACAGTGCAGCTTTGCTGAATTATGTTTTTCCCTATTCAGCACTCAAGACAGCCAATGTTTTAGGAACAGAAGAAGTTTTAAGATTGGCATGTAAAGTCAAAGTCAAGCCTGTGCATTACGTTTCTAGTGTCGCTGTTTTTGAATCAACAGCTTATGCTGGTAAGGTGGTCAAAGAACAGGATGATTTCAATCATTGGGAAGGAATTTTTCTAGGTTACTCCCAAACTAAATGGGTTGCCGAAAAGTTAGTTAAGATTGCCGGTGAAAGAGGTCTTCCTGTGACTATCCACAGACCACCATTAATTTCTGGAGATAGCACCACAGGTGTTTGTAACACCCATGATTTTATCAATTTGATGGTCAAAGGCTGTCTACAAATGGGAAGTTTTCCCGATGTAGAATATATGTTAGATATGTCTCCTGTAGACTATGTTAGCAAAGCCATTGTTTATCTATCGATGCAAAAAGAATCCATAGGTAAAGCCTTCCACTTGCAACATCCCCAACCTGTTCCTTTAAGCGGTTTAATTAACTGGATACAATCCTTCGGTTATCCAGTTGAGAAAATGCCTTATGAACAATGGCAAGCAGAATTAATCAATAATGTCTCTTCTGTAGACAATCCTTTATATACCCTGCGACCTTTCTTATTAGAACGCTGGTCTGATGAACAATTGACCATTCCAGATTTATACCTGCAATCCAGAAGACCCCATATTAGCTGTGAAGATACCCTTCAGGCTTTAGCAGGAAGTTCCATCGTTTGTCCGTCAATCGACACCCAATTATTGATGACTTACACCTCTTACTTAATTCAGACTGGTTTCTTAAGTGTTGCTTAA
- a CDS encoding polyketide synthase produces the protein MEKIAIIGLSCLFPDANNPEQFWQNLTQEKDSTSTVTIQEMGVDPTIFYDPIKGKPEKIYYLQGGFIRNFELDTSEYNLPSELLNSLDNSFKWSLYAAKQAIQQSGYWGNQSVLSKCGVILGNLSFPTKLSNQLFAPIYQQTIAPAIGELLEDKDFHLPTLATGAKPSKYNAMISGFPAALVSQAFSLSSHHFCIDAACSSSFYAIKLASHYLRSRKADVMLAGAMSCTDPLFLRMLFSGIQGYPENGISRPLDKSSRGLITAEGIGMVMLKRYSDAIRDGDKILATIAGNGLSNDGKGKHLLSPNSKGQMLAFERAYTEANLSPQAIDYMECHATGTLLGDSTEFNSIETFFGQHQAAPLVGSTKANVGHLLVAAGMVSLTKTICSMSYGLIPPTLNITEPIGSDNSVISAKNIVRTATTWHQNSPIKRAALSAFGFGGTNSHLILEQGEVVS, from the coding sequence GTGGAAAAAATAGCCATAATCGGATTATCATGCCTCTTTCCTGACGCAAATAATCCCGAACAGTTTTGGCAAAATCTCACCCAAGAAAAAGATTCCACCTCAACAGTTACCATCCAAGAAATGGGCGTAGATCCCACAATATTTTACGACCCAATTAAAGGAAAACCGGAAAAAATTTATTATCTTCAAGGTGGATTCATCCGTAATTTTGAATTGGACACCAGTGAATATAATCTGCCATCAGAATTGCTCAACAGCTTGGATAATAGCTTTAAATGGTCATTGTATGCCGCTAAACAAGCGATTCAGCAAAGTGGTTACTGGGGAAATCAATCTGTACTTTCAAAATGCGGCGTAATTTTAGGAAATTTATCCTTCCCGACCAAACTTTCCAACCAATTGTTTGCACCAATTTATCAGCAAACAATTGCACCAGCAATTGGTGAACTGTTAGAAGATAAAGACTTCCATTTACCTACTTTAGCAACAGGAGCCAAACCGTCTAAATACAACGCGATGATCAGCGGCTTTCCTGCTGCACTAGTTTCTCAAGCCTTTTCCCTATCAAGTCATCATTTCTGCATAGATGCTGCTTGTTCATCATCATTTTATGCAATTAAACTAGCCTCGCATTACCTGCGATCGCGCAAAGCCGATGTCATGTTAGCTGGTGCGATGAGTTGTACAGACCCGCTGTTTTTACGGATGTTGTTTTCCGGTATTCAAGGCTATCCCGAAAATGGAATCAGTCGTCCCTTAGATAAATCATCAAGAGGACTAATTACAGCCGAAGGAATTGGGATGGTGATGCTAAAAAGATATAGTGACGCCATCAGAGATGGCGATAAAATTTTAGCCACTATCGCTGGTAATGGACTGTCAAATGATGGCAAAGGTAAGCACCTACTCAGCCCTAATTCTAAAGGTCAAATGCTAGCTTTTGAGCGAGCATATACCGAAGCGAATCTCAGTCCCCAAGCAATTGATTATATGGAGTGTCATGCGACTGGCACTTTATTAGGAGATAGCACCGAATTCAACTCTATAGAAACCTTTTTTGGGCAACACCAAGCAGCACCTCTAGTAGGTTCTACCAAAGCAAATGTAGGTCACTTATTAGTTGCTGCCGGTATGGTGAGCTTAACTAAGACAATTTGTAGCATGTCTTATGGCTTAATTCCACCAACACTGAATATTACTGAACCGATAGGTTCTGATAACAGTGTAATTTCCGCCAAAAATATTGTCAGAACTGCCACAACATGGCACCAGAATTCTCCAATTAAACGCGCCGCCTTAAGTGCTTTTGGTTTTGGTGGAACTAACTCACATCTGATTCTTGAACAAGGGGAAGTAGTCTCATGA